The Mauremys mutica isolate MM-2020 ecotype Southern chromosome 1, ASM2049712v1, whole genome shotgun sequence genome has a segment encoding these proteins:
- the LOC123353530 gene encoding olfactory receptor 51G2-like, producing MSAVNDTKLKSVIFLLTGLPSDGDTHLWISIPFCFMYVISIVGNSVILFIVKTDSSLHEPMYIFLSMLAITDLGISISTMPTILGIYLFNSREISLDACLAQLFFIHLLQCIESSLLLLMALDRFIAIYNPLRYAAILILPRIAKMGLVAVLRAMVIILPLPFLLKRFQYCQANFFSHSYCVHREVMKMACSDIRVNIIYGLFTKLLTMGLDSLLIFLSYVMIFKTVLSITSYEDCLRALNTCISHLCAVLLFYTPDISLTVIQSFEKDSSPLLQILLGYMSLLLPPLMNPIVYSMKSKHLRVRVIRVFIK from the coding sequence atgtcagctgtcaatgacacaAAATTAAAATCTGTAATATTCCTTCTCACCGGGCTACCGAGTGATGGAGACACACATCTCTGGATTTCTATCCCCTTTTGCTTCATGTATGTTATTTCaatagtaggaaattcagtcattctgttcattgTAAAAACAGATtcaagcctccatgagcccatgtacattttcctttccatgttggccatcACAGACCTTGGCATATCGATATCCACCATGCCGACGATACTGGGCATATACTTGTTTAACTCTAGGGAGATCAGCCTCGATGCCTGTTTAGCTCAGCTCTTCTTCATCCACTTGCTTCAGTGCATTGAATCCTCTTTGCTGTTGTTGATGGCCCTTGACCGCTTCATCGCGATCTATAACCCACTGAGATATGCTGCCATCTTAATCCTGCCGAGAATAGCCAAGATGGGACTTGTGGCTGTGCTAAGAGCGATGGTCATAATACTTCCACTTCCCTTTCTCCTGAAACGGTTCCAATACTGTCAAGCCAATTTCTTCTCCCATTCCTACTGTGTGCATCGGGAGGTCATGAAGATGGCTTGTTCAGATATCAGAGTCAACATCATCTATGGATTGTTTACTAAACTCTTAACAATGGGGTTGGATTCGctgctcatcttcctctcttATGTGATGATCTTCAAAACGGTGCTGAGTATCACATCCTATGAGGACTGCCTGAGGGCCCTGAACACCtgcatctcccacctctgtgccgtCCTGCTCTTCTACACACCAGATATCAGCTTGACTGTGATACAGAGCTTTGAGAAGGACTCTTCTCCCTTACTTCAGATTCTCCTCGGTTACatgtccctgcttctccccccgctGATGAACCCAATTGTGTACAGCATGAAAAGCAAACATCTTCGTGTGAGGGTAATCAGGGTGTTCATCAAGTGA